A DNA window from Takifugu flavidus isolate HTHZ2018 chromosome 15, ASM371156v2, whole genome shotgun sequence contains the following coding sequences:
- the mrpl34 gene encoding 39S ribosomal protein L34, mitochondrial, which yields MNIMASTLSRMRQISFLASLSVGNLTGTSHLRLFSNWIVPKSAAQPLISKCGPLSSQAEGSGVFQQLPWQYQQVRTRKRGTEYQPKNIKRKRTHGWIKRLSSKGGIEVLLRRMLKGRKSLSH from the exons atgaacattATGGCGTCAACTTTGTCAAGAATGCGTCAGATATCCTTTCTCGCCAG TCTCTCAGTTGGAAACCTGACCGGCACCTCTCACCTGAGACTATTCAGCAATTGGATTGTTCCCAAATCCGCTGCACAACCTCTGATTTCCAAGTGTGGACCGCTTTCTTCACAAGCTGAAGGCTCAGGcgtgttccagcagctgccgTGGCAATACCAGCAAGTACGTACCAGGAAAAGAGGAACAGAATATCAGCCCAAGAACATTAAACGCAAGAGGACCCACGGCTGGATCAAGCGGCTCAGCTCCAAAGGTGGCATCGAGGTGCTGTTACGTCGTATGCTGAAGGGACGGAAATCTCTCTCACACTGA
- the abhd8a gene encoding protein ABHD8: MLTSLAESIFCCLTGKAANLVVPLESSEPSDGYEFVEVKPGRVLRVRHIVPERQPIIMEENGACEDGSSPEDLDSTGNSVHCKRKITVYRNGQLVIENLGDVLHSEILQCQDGDLEPCSTVEVELADYKEMPSSPDPNPVPPPVPPPSGDQKPAPPPRRRRRKPKRTVLINSKRSISSCKGTHSDVALFFVHGVGGSLDIWGSQLDFFSRLGYEVIAPDLAGHGASTAPQIAAAYTFYALAEDLRAIFKRYARKRNILIGHSYGVSFCTFLAHEYPDLVHKVVMINGGGPTALEPSLCSIFQLPSCILHCLSPCLAWSFLKAGFARQGAKEKQLLKQGNAFNVSPFVLRAMMSGQYWPEGDEVYHAELTVPILLIHGMCDKFVPVDEDQRMAEILLFAFLKVIEEGSHMVMMECPDTVNTLLHEFFLWEPDMSRKDSNNRDMENSVALSDPVHLVSKNIDK; the protein is encoded by the exons ATGCTGACCAGCCTGGCTGAAAGTATATTCTGCTGCCTGACCGGGAAGGCTGCCAATCTAGTCGTGCCGCTGGAGTCCTCCGAACCCTCCGATGGTTATGAGTTTGTGGAGGTCAAACCGGGGCGAGTCTTACGAGTGCGGCACATTGTCCCGGAGCGCCAGCCCATAATAATGGAAGAGAATGGAGCCTGTGAGGATGGAAGCTCACCGGAGGATTTGGACAGCACAGGTAACAGCGTTCACTGCAAGAGGAAGATCACAGTCTACCGCAACGGCCAGCTGGTGATCGAGAATCTGGGCGACGTTTTACACTCCGAGATCCTCCAGTGTCAGGACGGGGATCTGGAGCCTTGTAGCACCGTGGAAGTGGAGCTAGCCGACTACAAAGAAATGCCCTCTTCTCCTGATCCCAACCCGGTTCCTCCACCAGTTCCTCCCCCCTCTGGGGACCAGAAGCCTGCTCCGCcaccccgccgccgccgccgcaaaCCGAAGCGCACCGTCCTGATCAACTCCAAGAGGTCGATCTCCAGCTGCAAAGGCACTCACTCTGACGTGGCGCTGTTCTTCGTGCACGGCGTGGGGGGCTCTCTGGATATTTGGGGCAGTCAGCTGGACTTCTTCTCTCGGCTAGGCTACGAGGTCATCGCGCCCGATCTGGCGGGCCATGGAGCGAGCACCGCGCCACAAATCGCAGCGGCATACACTTTTTATGCCCTTGCTGAGGATCTGCGTGCAATCTTTAAGAGATACGCTCGTAAACGCAACATTCTCATTGGCCATTCCTACGG GGTGTCATTTTGTACCTTCTTGGCCCACGAATATCCTGACCTGGTCCACAAGGTGGTGATGATCAATGGCGGGGGCCCCACAGCATTGGAGCCCAGCCTGTGCTCCATCTTCCAACTTCCATCCTGCATCCTTCACTGCCTGTCGCCATGTCTGGCTTGGAGCTTCCTCAA AGCTGGATTTGCTCGCCAGGGCGCCAAAGAGAAGCAGCTGCTGAAACAGGGCAATGCCTTCAACGTGTCTCCGTTTGTCCTGCGAGCCATGATGAGTGGCCAGTACTGGCCTGAGGGGGACGAGGTCTACCACGCGGAGCTGACCGTGCCCATTCTCCTGATTCATGGCATGTGCGACAAGTTTGTGCCTGTGGATGAAGACCAGCGCATGGCAGAG ATCCTCCTGTTTGCCTTCCTGAAAGTGATTGAGGAGGGGAGTCACATGGTCATGATGGAGTGTCCTGACACCGTCAACACTCTCCTCCATGAATTCTTTCTATGGGAGCCTGACATGTCCAGAAAAGACAGCAACAATAGAGACATGGAGAATTCTGTTGCCCTTAGTGACCCTGTCCACCTTGTCAGTAAGAATATAGACAAATAA